The sequence CGCCTCGGTTTCGTGGCGCCGGTCCGAATGGACTTATCCTCGCTACGTCGCCTGGCCTTGCTGTCCGGCGAATTGGTGCTGGATGTCCCCGGCCTCTCCGAGGGCCTCACGGTCACCACGCCGGATGCCGTACTGACGGCCAATACCGCTCTCACCCTGATCCGAAGCGGCGGGGAGCGCACCGATACCATGGTCAAGGTGGAGCGTGGCGCGGTTGATCTTTTCACCGAAGATGAAACCGGCCGCGAGGTGCGCAAGAGTCTCGTGGGAAAGGAATCGGTCGAGATTGCCCGCGGAACGGCCGATCCCGTGATGCTAACCAAGCAAATCATCGAGCCGCGGGTCGATTTGTCGCAGCCGCCGGAGCTCAAGGATTTGAAGTATGTCCACTATAATTTCGACGAACCGCGCGGCGCCACCGTTCGGAACCTGGGCAATATTCCCAATGGCGACGGCTGGCTCGACGGCATTGCGGAATATCCGGAATATCCCATGCCGAAACGGGTGCCCGGCCGCTTTGGCCGCGCCCTTCAGTTTACGGGGCATGGCGAAGGCGCGCGGGCCGACCTGAAGGAGTTCGGGACCGACGAACCCGGCAGTGTCGCCTTCTGGATCAAGATCGATCCCGAAACCACCCCTTCCATGTACGAGACCATTTTCACCTGGCGCATGTATAGCGATCCCGAAAAGTCGTGGCACGCCGACGACGAGGTGGAGCTGGCCTGCAGCATCCACATCAACGACAATCCGGATAAAGGGGTGGTCGGTGCGCTGTGGATTGCTTTCCGCAACCGGTGGATCTGTGGATCGAAGGATCTGCGCGATGGGCGTTGGCACCATGTCACGGCAGTATTCCTTCGGGGCTACCAAGGCAAGATGGTGCGGCACTATATCGACGGCCAGCTGGCGCGCTCGAGTGCCCGCGGCGAAACCTGGCTGCCGCAGGATCGATATCCCGAAATCGGCGGCGGCTCCATATCCATCGGCCGCGTCTATTGGGACCGCCGCCCCGGCATGCTTTCCCAGACCGATTCCGTCGGCCTGCGCGGTCTGGTGGACGAGGTGTATGTCTTCAACCAGGCGGTGCTGCCCTCGCACGCTTCGCGCCTGTTCATGGAAAATTCCCCGAACCAAAAAACGGCGGTTTCGTTCGTGCCTTGGTCGCTGCCGACCTTGGCCACGTTGCCCGTGCCGGTGGACGAATAACGATCTGTTTACGAATCCAGTAATCATAACCAAAACGGAGGTAGAGATGAAAATGAAAGTCATAATGGCGGTTGTTCTGGGGTTCTGTGCGGGAGTGGCCTCGGCCGCGACCATGAACCCGGACTATACGATTGGAACCGGAAGCCAGCTGCATGTCGATAATGGCGGGGCGGGATCCGTGCTTTTCGAGGACTCTGCCGGTACTGGTGGAGATGATGTTACCGCAGATAGCGGTTCTGCGGCATGGCTCTCCGTCTTGATCGATGGGGCAGGGAATTGGCAACTTGGCGACACGGTCGATATTACAGGTGTTGCCCTCCAGATCCAAGGATACACCGATACGGGTACAATGACCTTTGATATTCGCCAAGGATCCGGAGGAACGGGTGCATCCGGCGCTGGGGGATTGGCTTCCATTGGTTCGGCTACCGCTTCATATACCAAGACCAACAATGCTACCATGTACGTTAATTTCGATACGCCGGTCAGCTTCGTCGTTGACGAAAACACGTTCAAAATCGGTATCAATATTTCAAATTCGGCCCGTCTGCGAGTGAAAAACCAAAGCACCTTTCCCGTAACCATGTACAACTACAGCAATGGGAATCTTGGAACTAAATTGATGAAGTTTTCGGTGGCCGGGAATGTGACTCCTGGAACTTCACCCAATGAGCCGCCGGAATTCGTTGAAGATCCGTTCTCCCGTCCGGTGGCTGTTGAAGATTCGCCCTACAACGAAAGCCTGCTTGACACGGCAACCGATCCCAACAACGATCCCTTGACCTTCGAACTCCTATCATTCTCGGGCCCCGGTTCGGATTGGCTCGGCATGGATGGCACATCGGTAACGGGTACTCCTCTTGCGGCCAACATCGGAACCAACGAATGGCTCGTTCAGGTGACGGATGGACAGGGGGGAACCAATACGGCCACGATGGCCATCGAAGTCTTGTCCCAAACGGGTGCCATGATACCGGGTTATACTGTGGGCTCCGGCCTGCTGACGCAGAACGATGAAATCCTGTTTGTAGACACTGCAGCAACAGGCGGTTCCGACCAAACGGATACCGATGGGTACGCGGATGTATTCACCGTATTGATTCCGGGGGCAGGCTTATGGGAAATCGGCGACACAGTCGAAGTCAGCGGATTTGCTGTAACAGTCCATGCCATAACCGCCAACGGAACCATGACCTTCGATGTCCGCCAGGGCGCAGGCGGAATCGGGGCGTCCGGCGCAGGAGGGCTAGCCTCGCTCGGTACGGCAACCGCAACCTATAACAACAATGGTGCAACCGATGTCATGTATGTCAATTTCGAAACCCCGGTCAGCTTCCTGGCCGATGCCAATTCGACCAACATCGGTATCAATATTTCGAATTCCGGTCAGTTGCGTTTGAAGGCCGATGGTTCATTCCCCGTCGCGCGCTACAACCATGTAAACGGCAACTTGAATTCAGCTATGCAGGTATCGGTGGCCGGGGTTGTGAACCGCGAGCCGGAGCTTGGGCCCTACGACCAGTGGGTTTCCGACTTTGGCGTAACCAACGGCCCCACCGAAGACCACGACAACGATGGCCTGAGCAACCTCTATGAATATGGACTGGACGGAAACCCGACCAACGGCGTTATCGAGCCGGCAAAGCTGCCGACCTTCGGGCCGGGTGCCGCCGGCCTCGAATATATCCACGCCCAGCGCAACGACGACACCAACCTGGTCTATTATTTGGATCTGACCGCGAGCCTGGTTCCCGCGTCCTGGATGAACGAGGGCTATACGGTGTCCGGCACCAACGTAACCATGGGAACCTTCGACTATGTCACCAACCTGGTCGAAACCGTGGACAACGCCAAGTTCATCCAGCTGAAGATCGAGCAGGCGCCGTAAGGAATAGATTAATTTTCAAAAGCCCCTGCCGACGGGCAGGGGCAGTGCATACATCAGGAGTAAATAATGAAAAGTATAAGTGTTTTTTTTGTGGCTTTGTCGGTTGCCTGGAATGCCCATGCCGGTTTCGTGGATTTTCGCTTCGAGGGCGATATGAGTCCACAGGTGGATTCGATTTGGAATGCATCAGTAAGTGACATCACGTTTACCGGAACCGGTGGAGGCAACTCGCAGTTGGCTCAATTCATTACGAACACGGGCACCACGAACAATGGATTTGCGGTTGAAGGTGGGGATACGGGTGTACGTGGGAATGCGGATGACAACCCGTTCACCTCGGCCTACTTCGCCTTCACGATTTCCGTGAATAGTGGTTATCAGCTGGATACCAGTTCGATGAACTGGAGGCTCGATTTGGAAAATATCAGCAAAACCGGCGCGAATGAGCGTTCCACGTATGGCATCTTTGCCAGCCTCGATGGGGGGGGCACATGGACGAACCTTTGGAACAACGCCACAAGCGATAATAATTTCCAAATCAATCCGGGCACCGCTGCAAACAACGATCTCACTCTGCAAGATGGAACAACAGTTCTTCAGGATACCACGCATTATGGATCGTTTAACACGGGTTTCATGGATCGGGGAAATCTGGGTGTTTTAGCGGACGGACAGGATGTCATGTTCGCTTACCAGATGGGTGATACCGAGGGCGCCGGCGGTGGTGTTTATAACCTATACGATTCAATTCGTATTGGCGGCATTGAAGTTGTGGCCGTCCCTGAACCGGCCTCGATCGGCCTTGTTCTGGGGATGGGCGGAACCATCCTGTTCATCCGTCGCAGGCTTCAGATGTGATTCTGGGTTTTTAGCCGGGGGCAAGAAGGGGCGTCCGCGCCCCTCTTTTTTGATATGCGTTTAACAACAACCATTCTAACGGCCATGGTGTTCGTTACGGCAGCGGTTAGCGCCGCGGTGATGACGAGCGGCTACACGGTTGGTTCCGGCCTGCTGAACCCGAACGGTGAAACGCTGTTTGTCGATGCCGCGGCGGCCGGAGGCAGCGATGCCACCGACAACGATGGCTACAGCGACAACTTCACGGTGTTGATTGACGGCGCAGGATATTGGGTCGTGGGCGACACGGTGGAGATCACCGGCTTTGCGCTGACGGTGCACAATGCTTCCGCAAACGGCACATTCACGTTCGATGTGCTGCAAGGTGCGGGCGGGATTGGCGATACGGGGGCGGGCGGCCTGGCATCGCTCGGCACGGCGACGGCATCCTATGGCTACAGCGGTTCCACCGAGACCGTCTATGTGAATTTCGATATACCGGTCAGCTTTGTTGCGGACGCCAACAGCACAAAAATCGGCATCCATATTTCGAACACGGGTGCGCTGAAACTTAAATACAACGCGACCTTCCCCGTCACCCGCTACAACAAAACCACCGGCAATGCGAACCAGGCGATGAACATCTCGGTGGCCGGTAAGGTGTTCCCCCTCAATCCCATCAACAGCGTTCCCGAATTCAAGACCAATCCGTTCGGCAGAACGGCCGCCGTTAAGGACGTACCTTACTCCGGCACGCTGGCCGGTGTGGCCTCGGATGCCGATGGCGATGAGCTGATCTTTTCCAAGGTTCCTTCCGGCTTTTCCGGCCCCGGTTCGGATTGGTTGACCATTTCAACCAATGGTGCTCTATCCGGTCTGCCTGGCACGAATGAGGTCGGAAAGAACACCTGGACGGTGCAGGCGACCGATGGCAACGGCGGAACCAACCAGGCGACGCTGCATATTCAGGTGAATGCGGAGCCGCCCAGCGTTAAGCCGAACATTCTTTATATTCTGGCCGACGACCTTGGCTATGCCGACATCAGTGCCAATGGGTGGGCGAACCTGGAGTTCGAAACCCCGCAGATCGACCGTATTTTCAACGGCGGTGTTCGCGCCAAGGCGGGCTTCGTGAGCAACTCGGTGTGTGCGCCTTCGCGCGCCGGACTGATGACCGGCCGCTCGGGGAGCCGGTTCGGTTTCGAATCCAACCTGCCGGCCGCCCAGTGGGACGAAGGATCGGTCATCGGCCTCGATCCGGGGCAGAAGACCATCCCGGATGTCCTGCAAACAGCGGGCTACAAGACCCATGGATTGGGCAAATGGCATATCGGAGGAAACACCAACCTGTTCCATCCCAATCTGCGCGGCTTCGACGAATGGTATGGCTTCCTCGGCGGTTCGCGTTCCTATTGGCAGGTGACGGAATATAACAAGGATGATTCCATCGAGCACAACGGCGTGTGGGTGCAGGAACCGGCCGACATCTATGTCACCGACTTCCTGACCGACCAGGCTCTGGACTACATTTCCAACCAGACCACCAACCATCCGGCACAGCCCTGGTTCATGTATATGTCCTACAACGCACCTCATGCCCCGATGCATGCCAAGGCGGAAGATCTCGCACGCGTGCCGGTCGTCAGCCATTTTTCCACCGAGTCCGACAATGAAAACCGACGGATTTATGGCGCCATGGTCGTCAGCATGGACGACAACATCGGTCGCCTGCTGGATCAGCTCGACCTGCTCGGAATTGCCGAAAACACCGTGGTGGTGTTCCATTCCGACAACGGCGGGCCGCCGGATCAAAACTGGTCAAGGAACAATCCGCTGCGCGGCAAAAAGGGGGAACTGTGGGAAGGCGGCATACGCGTGCCCTTTGCCATCAGCTGGCCGGGCACCATACCCGCCGGGCAGATCGCCGAGCATGATTCGCCGGTCAGCAGCCTCGACCTGATGCCCACCTTTGCCGCGATCTCCGGCGCAGACCAACTGCAGGAAATCAGGACGGACGGCATCAACCTGATGCCTTTCCTGACCAATGCCGTGGCAACCACCTCGCCGCGCAAGCTCTATTGGCGCCGCGGGGACACCACGAAAATCGCGGTGCGTTCCGGCGACTATAAATATTATTTCAACCGCACCACCGGCGATGAATATCTCTTCAACCACGCAAGCGGCAGCGGGGAATACAGCAACAAGGCCACCGGCGAACCCGACCGGCTGGCCGAGCTTCAGGCCACGTGGGCGGCCTATGAATCAACCCTGACAGATCCGCACTTCAATGCAGGCGGCCCGCTGCTGGCCATTCGAACCTACGACCTGGAAGCGGCGCAAACCAACACCCCGTATTCCATGCCATTGGAATACAGCACCCCCGGCCCTGCATGTACGTGGAGCATTCTTTCCGGGAAGCCCGATTGGCTCGAAATCGATCCGGTCACCGGCGAGCTCAGCGGAACCCCCTCCGCCACCAACGCCTACTACAACCCAATCCAGTTGCAGATCGACGATGGCGCCAACACGTCAACCTACAACGTCCCCTTGCGCATATCCGGCAGCAACAACATCGGATTCGAAGATTGGAAAGCCGTCCACGGTATCCCCGGGGATTCAACGGACATGGATGGGGATGGTGTGCCCGATATCGTCGAGTATGCCCTAGGTGGCGATCCCGCTCATCGCGGCGAGATCGAGATGCCGTCGCTTGCGGTGAACGAAGGCGCACTGACCTATGCGCACCTCCGCCGCAAGGGGCAGTCCTTGACGTATGACGTAAAGGTTGCCGACGATCTTTTTTCGACGTGGCAACCCGCGCCGCTCTGGGCCACGGAAACCGTTGACCGTGGCAATGGGTTCGAAGTGGTGCTGCAGACCCTGGACATCGATCCGGGCGTGGTTTCGAACCAATTCATCCGTCTCGATGTCTATGAATAAAAACGCGTTGAAGGGTTTGGTTATGAAGAGGATCATTTTGTTTTCAGCGGTTGCCCTTGCATCGTGTGCCTGGGCCGAACCGATCGTGCAGGGCGACGTAACCACCGCGCTCGGCCCCGACTTTTTTCTCGACGAGGCCGCGACCGGCGGCGGCGACCAGACCGGCGGAAATATTAATTTCAACCGTACTTGGGCAGGTGTCCAGGCCGGAACGGATGGAGCCGAAATCACGGTTTCCGGCATTGGCTGGGCCTCCAGTTCAAGCGGGACGACCGCAACCCAGGCCACCGCAACGGTCACCTATCTCGGTGCAGACGGCGTCTTTGGAAATGCCGATGATGTGTTGATCGGTTCCGTTACGGATCAACTGGTTTTTTCCGGGGCGGGGGAATATGCGTGGCGTTTCGATGAGCCGCTTACGGCTAC is a genomic window of Pontiella desulfatans containing:
- a CDS encoding Ig-like domain-containing protein — translated: MKMKVIMAVVLGFCAGVASAATMNPDYTIGTGSQLHVDNGGAGSVLFEDSAGTGGDDVTADSGSAAWLSVLIDGAGNWQLGDTVDITGVALQIQGYTDTGTMTFDIRQGSGGTGASGAGGLASIGSATASYTKTNNATMYVNFDTPVSFVVDENTFKIGINISNSARLRVKNQSTFPVTMYNYSNGNLGTKLMKFSVAGNVTPGTSPNEPPEFVEDPFSRPVAVEDSPYNESLLDTATDPNNDPLTFELLSFSGPGSDWLGMDGTSVTGTPLAANIGTNEWLVQVTDGQGGTNTATMAIEVLSQTGAMIPGYTVGSGLLTQNDEILFVDTAATGGSDQTDTDGYADVFTVLIPGAGLWEIGDTVEVSGFAVTVHAITANGTMTFDVRQGAGGIGASGAGGLASLGTATATYNNNGATDVMYVNFETPVSFLADANSTNIGINISNSGQLRLKADGSFPVARYNHVNGNLNSAMQVSVAGVVNREPELGPYDQWVSDFGVTNGPTEDHDNDGLSNLYEYGLDGNPTNGVIEPAKLPTFGPGAAGLEYIHAQRNDDTNLVYYLDLTASLVPASWMNEGYTVSGTNVTMGTFDYVTNLVETVDNAKFIQLKIEQAP
- a CDS encoding sulfatase-like hydrolase/transferase; its protein translation is MRLTTTILTAMVFVTAAVSAAVMTSGYTVGSGLLNPNGETLFVDAAAAGGSDATDNDGYSDNFTVLIDGAGYWVVGDTVEITGFALTVHNASANGTFTFDVLQGAGGIGDTGAGGLASLGTATASYGYSGSTETVYVNFDIPVSFVADANSTKIGIHISNTGALKLKYNATFPVTRYNKTTGNANQAMNISVAGKVFPLNPINSVPEFKTNPFGRTAAVKDVPYSGTLAGVASDADGDELIFSKVPSGFSGPGSDWLTISTNGALSGLPGTNEVGKNTWTVQATDGNGGTNQATLHIQVNAEPPSVKPNILYILADDLGYADISANGWANLEFETPQIDRIFNGGVRAKAGFVSNSVCAPSRAGLMTGRSGSRFGFESNLPAAQWDEGSVIGLDPGQKTIPDVLQTAGYKTHGLGKWHIGGNTNLFHPNLRGFDEWYGFLGGSRSYWQVTEYNKDDSIEHNGVWVQEPADIYVTDFLTDQALDYISNQTTNHPAQPWFMYMSYNAPHAPMHAKAEDLARVPVVSHFSTESDNENRRIYGAMVVSMDDNIGRLLDQLDLLGIAENTVVVFHSDNGGPPDQNWSRNNPLRGKKGELWEGGIRVPFAISWPGTIPAGQIAEHDSPVSSLDLMPTFAAISGADQLQEIRTDGINLMPFLTNAVATTSPRKLYWRRGDTTKIAVRSGDYKYYFNRTTGDEYLFNHASGSGEYSNKATGEPDRLAELQATWAAYESTLTDPHFNAGGPLLAIRTYDLEAAQTNTPYSMPLEYSTPGPACTWSILSGKPDWLEIDPVTGELSGTPSATNAYYNPIQLQIDDGANTSTYNVPLRISGSNNIGFEDWKAVHGIPGDSTDMDGDGVPDIVEYALGGDPAHRGEIEMPSLAVNEGALTYAHLRRKGQSLTYDVKVADDLFSTWQPAPLWATETVDRGNGFEVVLQTLDIDPGVVSNQFIRLDVYE
- a CDS encoding PEP-CTERM sorting domain-containing protein, coding for MKSISVFFVALSVAWNAHAGFVDFRFEGDMSPQVDSIWNASVSDITFTGTGGGNSQLAQFITNTGTTNNGFAVEGGDTGVRGNADDNPFTSAYFAFTISVNSGYQLDTSSMNWRLDLENISKTGANERSTYGIFASLDGGGTWTNLWNNATSDNNFQINPGTAANNDLTLQDGTTVLQDTTHYGSFNTGFMDRGNLGVLADGQDVMFAYQMGDTEGAGGGVYNLYDSIRIGGIEVVAVPEPASIGLVLGMGGTILFIRRRLQM
- a CDS encoding LamG domain-containing protein, translated to MDRKHKTLYRLLSARHDGRTLTDDELATLEALLDGDEAAQFDYFRMERLFHDLECQFMGNCAETVIREFPKNPGKILPLVGWSTAIAASLVAALLLVPRPGTGRDTLLVKTDATILTRDDQIVARVVGSQDLGWGAENSVEIANGELKPGLLDLERGTLDVVLDNGTRLGFVAPVRMDLSSLRRLALLSGELVLDVPGLSEGLTVTTPDAVLTANTALTLIRSGGERTDTMVKVERGAVDLFTEDETGREVRKSLVGKESVEIARGTADPVMLTKQIIEPRVDLSQPPELKDLKYVHYNFDEPRGATVRNLGNIPNGDGWLDGIAEYPEYPMPKRVPGRFGRALQFTGHGEGARADLKEFGTDEPGSVAFWIKIDPETTPSMYETIFTWRMYSDPEKSWHADDEVELACSIHINDNPDKGVVGALWIAFRNRWICGSKDLRDGRWHHVTAVFLRGYQGKMVRHYIDGQLARSSARGETWLPQDRYPEIGGGSISIGRVYWDRRPGMLSQTDSVGLRGLVDEVYVFNQAVLPSHASRLFMENSPNQKTAVSFVPWSLPTLATLPVPVDE